In Paenibacillus hexagrammi, the following are encoded in one genomic region:
- a CDS encoding spore germination protein: MSVWKWMKYRPVSHSNSQFSEPKKVIPDRYLEQHHQDKLSGDLEGTLSLIQSLLGDNDDFIVRRFLIFGQYEAAILYFLNMIDQDVVNMDVMRPLMSLDNPYSQERMGPEKLKGVLMNEVLYHSKGKLENKISSVIEVILRGETTVIVDGMDEALLIGTTMVEKRSITQPQTEQVIRGAREGFIEQLGTNVSLLRYRLPTSDFTVRSMQVGRVTKSRVAVCYIKGIVNDALVEEVISRISAIDIDGVLDVGYLEQFIEDNHLSPFPQIQNTERPDKAVANLLEGRVIILVDGSPFALIAPSVFTQFYQTTEDYSERFLMVSFIRLARLLALVFSLVTPSLYVAVISFNPELIPTKFAVAVSGGRAGVPFPSIVEVLLMEVSMEVLREATLRLPQQIGGALSIVGVLVIGQAAVAAGFVSPITVVVIALTTIGSFATPAYNAALALRLLRFPLVFLAGMFGLFGVVVGLILIVNHVLSLKSFGVPYMAPVVPGNFEAMKDTVIRGPLWWMKKRPSLLHTPNRNRVGTQVTDHLKQPSHNTLDPLKVGNEKWGDSVGVSASDNNDSGSSHSH, from the coding sequence ATGTCCGTCTGGAAATGGATGAAATACAGACCGGTATCTCATAGTAACTCACAATTTTCTGAACCCAAAAAAGTCATACCCGATAGGTATTTGGAGCAGCATCATCAAGATAAGCTCTCCGGGGATCTGGAAGGGACTTTGTCCTTGATCCAATCCTTACTCGGCGATAATGACGATTTTATTGTTCGCCGCTTTCTCATATTCGGTCAATATGAAGCGGCTATTTTGTATTTTCTCAATATGATCGATCAAGATGTTGTGAATATGGACGTGATGAGACCGCTCATGTCACTCGACAATCCGTATAGTCAGGAAAGGATGGGACCGGAAAAGCTTAAAGGCGTGCTCATGAACGAGGTTCTCTATCATAGCAAGGGCAAGCTGGAGAATAAAATTTCTTCGGTCATCGAGGTCATCCTGCGCGGGGAAACGACGGTCATTGTTGATGGCATGGACGAGGCCTTGCTCATTGGAACAACCATGGTGGAAAAAAGGTCCATCACCCAACCACAGACCGAACAAGTCATACGCGGAGCCAGGGAAGGGTTCATCGAGCAGTTGGGTACGAATGTCTCCTTGCTACGATACAGACTGCCAACCTCCGATTTTACGGTGAGAAGCATGCAGGTCGGCAGAGTAACGAAATCGCGGGTCGCCGTTTGTTATATCAAAGGCATCGTGAATGATGCGCTTGTCGAAGAAGTGATATCTAGAATATCGGCTATTGATATTGATGGAGTTCTGGACGTAGGGTACTTGGAGCAATTTATTGAAGATAATCATCTTTCTCCTTTTCCGCAAATTCAGAATACGGAGCGGCCAGACAAAGCCGTCGCCAATCTGTTGGAGGGGAGGGTCATTATTCTCGTGGACGGGTCTCCGTTTGCTCTGATTGCACCATCCGTGTTTACCCAGTTTTATCAGACTACGGAAGATTATTCCGAACGTTTTCTGATGGTTAGCTTCATTCGGCTTGCCCGGCTTTTGGCTTTAGTATTCTCGCTAGTCACACCGTCCTTGTATGTAGCGGTCATTTCCTTCAATCCGGAGCTGATTCCGACCAAGTTTGCCGTTGCTGTGTCCGGAGGACGGGCAGGGGTTCCGTTTCCGTCGATCGTTGAGGTTCTGCTGATGGAAGTTTCTATGGAGGTGCTGCGGGAAGCAACCTTACGGCTGCCCCAGCAAATTGGCGGTGCGCTGTCGATCGTAGGCGTGCTCGTGATCGGACAAGCTGCGGTTGCTGCGGGATTCGTAAGTCCTATCACCGTTGTTGTGATTGCCCTAACGACGATCGGCTCGTTTGCGACTCCGGCCTACAATGCGGCTCTGGCACTAAGACTCCTGCGTTTTCCACTCGTGTTTTTAGCGGGAATGTTCGGTTTATTTGGAGTTGTCGTAGGATTAATTCTCATCGTTAATCATGTGCTATCGTTAAAATCCTTTGGTGTTCCCTACATGGCGCCTGTGGTGCCGGGAAATTTCGAAGCGATGAAGGACACGGTGATTCGCGGACCTTTGTGGTGGATGAAGAAGCGTCCTTCGCTCCTGCATACTCCCAATCGTAATCGGGTAGGAACACAAGTGACAGACCATTTGAAACAACCGTCTCATAATACGCTCGATCCGTTGAAAGTCGGAAATGAGAAGTGGGGGGATTCTGTTGGAGTATCCGCGTCAGATAACAACGATTCAGGCAGCAGCCATTCTCATTAG
- a CDS encoding GerAB/ArcD/ProY family transporter, which yields MEYPRQITTIQAAAILISTIIGVGVLPLPLFAVRAADSGGPLVTLLAIMVACLGIWVITRLGMKFPSQSIVQYSEQIIGKWPSWIGSSLIILFFAVLASLAAREFGEVVITSVLKKTPLEVTVIIMLLLATLAARNDMSTFTYVHHLYLPMILAPGILIVILSLKNADVNYLMPIWGNEPHGLVKGVLVIAALFQGSFVQTIVIPAMRRPEKAMKASMWGLFVAGGLYFSIVLASVGVFGPEETKHLLWPTLELAKTTTLPGNILERLDAAFLAVWVTAVFTTIFSSYYLTIHLISKLFRLRDHKMLSLFVLPMLFMMAMMPQSILQMYDVIEVIGRYGLILTIMYPLFLLMVARMRRLGRPPHADQSQADTG from the coding sequence TTGGAGTATCCGCGTCAGATAACAACGATTCAGGCAGCAGCCATTCTCATTAGCACGATTATCGGAGTCGGCGTATTGCCGCTTCCTCTTTTTGCGGTAAGAGCAGCTGATTCAGGAGGGCCTCTTGTTACACTTTTGGCTATTATGGTTGCTTGCCTAGGCATTTGGGTCATTACCAGGCTAGGTATGAAATTTCCTTCTCAATCGATTGTACAGTACAGTGAGCAGATTATCGGCAAATGGCCGTCTTGGATCGGCAGCTCACTCATTATCCTCTTCTTTGCGGTACTCGCATCCTTGGCCGCGAGAGAATTCGGTGAGGTCGTGATTACATCCGTATTGAAAAAAACGCCGCTGGAAGTAACGGTCATCATTATGCTGCTGCTTGCGACGTTAGCGGCACGCAATGACATGTCAACATTTACTTATGTCCATCACTTATATCTGCCCATGATTCTAGCTCCCGGCATATTGATCGTGATCTTGTCCTTGAAAAATGCGGATGTCAATTACCTAATGCCCATCTGGGGAAATGAGCCGCACGGCTTGGTCAAAGGTGTTCTGGTCATTGCAGCTCTTTTTCAGGGTTCCTTTGTCCAAACGATTGTCATCCCTGCCATGCGGAGACCGGAAAAAGCGATGAAAGCAAGCATGTGGGGGCTCTTTGTAGCGGGCGGTTTATATTTTAGCATCGTGCTTGCAAGTGTGGGGGTATTCGGTCCTGAAGAAACCAAGCATCTGCTCTGGCCAACCTTGGAGCTTGCCAAGACCACGACATTGCCAGGAAATATATTGGAGCGTTTGGATGCTGCATTTCTTGCTGTCTGGGTAACCGCGGTCTTTACGACGATCTTCTCCAGCTATTATTTAACTATCCATCTGATTAGTAAGCTCTTCAGGCTGCGCGATCACAAGATGCTGTCGTTATTCGTGCTTCCCATGCTATTTATGATGGCTATGATGCCGCAGAGCATTTTGCAAATGTACGACGTCATTGAAGTAATCGGCCGATACGGCTTAATTCTGACGATTATGTACCCGCTTTTCCTGCTTATGGTTGCAAGAATGCGCAGATTAGGGAGGCCGCCTCATGCAGATCAAAGCCAAGCAGACACAGGCTAG
- a CDS encoding Ger(x)C family spore germination protein translates to MQIKAKQTQASFRLLAAVLLLVCLTGCWDRQEIEERAVVLGIGVDEAEEGAEEHEDQVSHLRGKMPGKTQGMLRITVQIAVPGRIPLGPGGSGGGGSGGGGGGISTVWVVSSVGHTLDDAINSLQQRVAPPLFFGHLRIIVISETVARIGLENLNDFLRRNPEIRRMNWMFISKGKAMDIMKASPQLERVPTLYLMTTMDQSVKMGRFPNDFLGIFWSSSSAKGKEGYLPYAEVREGDNIGISGLAYFRGNKMVGRTNPQAIVLYMGITGMNPTGGQTYVSVPGTNEFVEYSGRSRKVLTRVDIVDDKPRIQLKIYLEGNIREKSREQITLSHDIIQSVEKEMESQAEKAYKNLIEKTQKDGADIFGFGEHVRAKKWRYWNKNIQTKENWQRMYAEIQVDVSVHVQIRRVGMKAT, encoded by the coding sequence ATGCAGATCAAAGCCAAGCAGACACAGGCTAGCTTCAGACTGTTAGCAGCCGTTCTTCTTCTTGTTTGTTTAACAGGCTGTTGGGACAGGCAGGAGATCGAAGAAAGAGCAGTGGTACTGGGGATTGGTGTGGATGAAGCGGAGGAAGGAGCCGAAGAGCATGAGGATCAAGTGTCCCATCTGAGAGGGAAGATGCCCGGTAAGACACAGGGGATGCTAAGGATTACGGTTCAGATTGCCGTCCCCGGACGAATACCTCTTGGACCAGGCGGGAGTGGAGGCGGAGGAAGCGGCGGAGGCGGTGGGGGTATCAGCACGGTATGGGTAGTGTCGAGCGTAGGCCATACATTAGACGATGCCATTAATAGTCTGCAGCAGCGCGTAGCTCCTCCGTTATTTTTTGGCCATTTGCGAATTATTGTGATTTCCGAAACTGTAGCTCGCATAGGATTGGAAAATTTGAACGATTTTTTACGGAGAAATCCGGAGATTCGCAGAATGAACTGGATGTTCATTTCCAAAGGAAAGGCCATGGATATTATGAAAGCATCCCCTCAATTGGAACGAGTGCCGACTTTATATCTAATGACAACCATGGATCAATCCGTAAAAATGGGCCGGTTTCCCAACGATTTCTTAGGCATATTCTGGAGCTCCTCTTCGGCAAAGGGAAAAGAAGGTTATTTACCTTATGCAGAAGTTCGAGAGGGAGATAACATCGGCATTAGCGGACTTGCCTACTTCCGTGGTAATAAAATGGTAGGCCGAACGAATCCCCAAGCCATTGTGCTCTATATGGGAATTACGGGGATGAACCCAACAGGTGGACAAACGTATGTGTCCGTACCGGGAACGAATGAATTTGTCGAATACAGCGGCAGGAGCCGGAAAGTTTTGACCCGTGTGGATATTGTCGATGATAAGCCCCGCATTCAATTGAAAATTTATCTGGAAGGGAATATCCGGGAGAAATCCAGAGAACAAATTACACTAAGCCATGACATCATTCAGAGCGTGGAAAAAGAGATGGAGTCGCAGGCGGAAAAGGCCTACAAAAACTTAATTGAAAAGACGCAAAAAGACGGAGCTGATATCTTCGGATTCGGGGAGCATGTGAGAGCCAAGAAGTGGAGGTATTGGAACAAGAATATCCAAACGAAAGAAAACTGGCAGCGGATGTATGCAGAGATTCAGGTTGACGTCAGTGTACATGTACAAATTCGCCGTGTAGGTATGAAGGCGACATAA
- a CDS encoding CLC_0170 family protein: protein MASGLSIGYIQFTVLLLWLSGILILKFDVSGYASRGYQKEERIARYLGWFQIVAGSVAFLTNWIWQKIYW, encoded by the coding sequence ATGGCATCCGGATTATCGATTGGTTACATACAGTTCACCGTTTTGTTATTATGGCTCTCAGGAATCCTCATCTTAAAATTTGACGTATCCGGCTACGCTTCAAGAGGCTATCAAAAAGAGGAGCGCATCGCGCGTTATCTCGGCTGGTTCCAGATTGTAGCGGGCAGTGTTGCCTTTCTTACAAACTGGATTTGGCAAAAAATCTATTGGTAA
- a CDS encoding WD40/YVTN/BNR-like repeat-containing protein has product MLRKSWITVTMLTILLAGCQQSTGSSGGVSTPQDTKTPEPTTAASTPTPSVKPAESPAATQAAQEPSQGQKQEATGKVTALRLADAQHGWSGGENWVARTDDGGVHWQVQWKSPGEVKQIFALNDQEAWVTLAETGALFSTTDGGKHWKEAGAVPNQGFLHFVSKKEAYSANAKSVDGGMRWSQLPVPDSIVGDAYFHDKDNGWAVQQKGQNVLVMRTQNGGSTWKQVMSKETVEPVNGAVIRSAGKDDAWIELIGGTGMTQTSYSLFHTEDGGKSWKTVLAQSSAGGGPAPGFPLNYTDGPVNGGSKPGTLYVASPSVAFMAGECPACDEDKQNTIGWTKDGGKTWTIGKSAFGGNTGLLLAMADAKQGWLISTDNGKPSVMYTTNDGGVNWKQVHTFPFDVKK; this is encoded by the coding sequence ATGCTTCGAAAATCATGGATAACTGTTACGATGCTGACCATATTATTGGCAGGCTGCCAACAATCGACTGGATCTTCAGGTGGGGTTAGCACGCCTCAGGATACCAAGACTCCCGAGCCTACAACAGCGGCTTCGACACCGACTCCGTCGGTGAAACCCGCCGAAAGCCCCGCGGCAACTCAAGCGGCACAAGAACCGTCACAAGGACAAAAGCAAGAAGCGACAGGTAAGGTTACAGCGCTTCGTCTCGCTGATGCGCAGCACGGTTGGAGCGGCGGAGAGAATTGGGTTGCGAGAACGGATGATGGAGGAGTTCATTGGCAGGTTCAATGGAAATCGCCTGGCGAAGTAAAGCAGATCTTTGCATTGAATGATCAAGAGGCTTGGGTTACATTAGCTGAAACAGGGGCACTTTTTTCTACAACTGACGGAGGCAAGCATTGGAAAGAGGCAGGCGCAGTGCCAAATCAAGGATTTTTGCATTTTGTTTCCAAGAAAGAAGCCTACAGCGCGAATGCCAAGTCTGTAGATGGGGGAATGCGCTGGTCACAATTGCCAGTTCCCGATTCTATAGTTGGAGATGCTTACTTTCATGATAAGGACAATGGATGGGCCGTTCAGCAAAAAGGTCAGAACGTACTAGTGATGCGAACACAGAATGGCGGAAGCACATGGAAACAGGTCATGTCCAAGGAGACTGTTGAACCTGTCAACGGAGCTGTGATTCGCTCGGCAGGCAAGGATGACGCCTGGATAGAATTAATAGGTGGCACGGGAATGACCCAAACGTCTTATTCTTTATTTCACACCGAAGATGGCGGTAAGTCTTGGAAGACAGTTCTCGCTCAATCATCTGCAGGGGGAGGTCCTGCACCAGGCTTTCCTCTAAACTACACGGATGGTCCTGTGAATGGAGGCAGCAAGCCGGGGACGTTGTATGTAGCTAGCCCATCGGTAGCCTTTATGGCAGGGGAATGTCCGGCCTGTGATGAGGATAAGCAGAACACGATCGGATGGACGAAGGACGGCGGTAAAACCTGGACGATTGGAAAGTCGGCGTTCGGAGGCAATACAGGCCTGCTTCTCGCTATGGCTGATGCCAAGCAAGGCTGGTTGATTTCGACGGACAATGGAAAGCCTTCCGTTATGTATACGACAAACGATGGAGGGGTCAATTGGAAGCAAGTCCACACCTTTCCTTTTGATGTGAAAAAATAA
- a CDS encoding DUF2653 family protein — protein MKIWMDQQDVLDAVHVYIAAQENGGRVEGSAPHNVHDVQLFHDEHQGFSAKGLHYGRHYRLNQQDVIDAVSVYLSAYYSFRADRLLVKLLWEAEEEQSGAFSADVIVER, from the coding sequence ATGAAAATTTGGATGGATCAGCAAGACGTACTCGATGCCGTACATGTCTATATAGCCGCTCAAGAGAATGGAGGCAGAGTGGAGGGAAGTGCTCCTCACAATGTTCATGATGTACAGTTGTTCCATGATGAACACCAAGGCTTCTCTGCAAAAGGGCTTCATTATGGGAGACATTATCGTTTGAACCAACAAGATGTAATTGATGCGGTGTCTGTGTATCTGTCGGCTTATTACTCATTTCGGGCAGATCGGTTGTTGGTCAAACTGCTTTGGGAGGCTGAAGAAGAGCAAAGCGGGGCATTCAGTGCGGATGTGATTGTGGAAAGGTAA